One window of the Phycodurus eques isolate BA_2022a chromosome 7, UOR_Pequ_1.1, whole genome shotgun sequence genome contains the following:
- the fbxo46 gene encoding F-box only protein 46, whose translation MDRDTFSHIRLWCPRPFGTYSQNKARSPGLGGNVIAVGGAGSSSLCKGEPPPGTRRAGDGAEDGGVLVGVQEDNVKVEDVGSENTPPEPELNSSSLMQSQPTVPTSSTSPLPSSGTQMEDGRVLLDTWYVIKPGNTKEKIAFFVAHQFSGAGQSRPSAMKVKGNWATDCSKAKRRRRCSSYDPPNRVHASETHLSHGSSEAPNAPPSLGHPAVDGANETDLLSVAQMVALVEQRTAMALRNIVAVHGNQYQPSDTSHEQVLTPHQHTLLPGTESDPAHVAFVSDSSKGQPSKEVKELPSPIHTDQELEEQQESCRVAQAIAHFESQNLENRLHVGAGSSIGFSNRDRDLRRGAESTHVAPSPPPNHSHGEVRIAFRVSNLDPCSQLEPAGRSRCMFMSCGGGSSQAAARSKEKITCDLYQLVSPSSRDPSSLLLAATTAAPKPDGDLHHSDRQTCGSPETTQEPSSGEKISVGVGRERVTGFHVEVVVTGAVDQCVFYGKDSTENVQEETVCFAMPGGGGSVGGVPSSTDHSSEDPPPGQLFFFPPPRVAEEESNPTSTGRGSGLCSLDCANSSSPGAGVMCSGEHAPRPDSPLANVGEDCSDPSLCRLYRHVSHDFLEIRFQIQRLLEPRQYMLLLPDHIMVNIFSYLPTRSLAALKCTCHYFKVLIETYGVRAVDSRWNQDPLYRDDPCKQCKRQYERGDVSLCRWHPKPYHHDLPYGRSYWMCCRRTDKDTPGCRVGLHDNNWVQQPADGSQTIRSKREIRREEAR comes from the exons ATGGACCGAGACACGTTCTCCCACATCCGTTTGTGGTGCCCACGCCCCTTTGGCACCTACTCACAGAACAAAGCTAGGAGTCCTGGCTTAGGGGGCAATGTTATAGCCGTAGGCGGGGCAGGGTCTTCCTCCCTCTGCAAGGGTGAGCCCCCTCCTGGTACCAGGAGGGCGGGAGATGGAGCAGAAGATGGAGGGGTTCTAGTGGGTGTGCAGGAGGACAATGTAAAGGTGGAGGATGTGGGCTCTGAGAACACACCACCTGAACCTGAACTTAACTCTAGTTCCCTGATGCAAAGCCAGCCCACTGTGCCCACATCATCCACTTCACCCCTCCCGTCATCTGGGACCCAAATGGAAGATGGTCGAGTGCTGTTGGATACCTGGTATGTCATTAAACCAGGAAACACGAAAGAGAAGATTGCCTTTTTTGTGGCACACCAGTTTAGTGGGGCAGGCCAATCCAGACCAAGCGCCATGAAG GTTAAAGGTAATTGGGCAACTGACTGTAGTAAAGCAAAGAGGCGAAGAAGATGCTCATCCTATGACCCACCGAACCGTGTGCATGCCTCGGAAACGCACCTCAGCCATGGTTCCTCTGAAGCACCTAATGCACCTCCTAGCCTTGGTCATCCAGCAGTCGATGGGGCGAATGAGACCGACCTGCTGTCAGTGGCTCAGATGGTCGCCTTGGTTGAGCAGAGGACAGCAATGGCCCTCCGGAATATTGTGGCTGTTCATGGAAACCAGTACCAGCCCTCTGATACCAGTCATGAGCAGGTCCTTACGCCTCACCAGCACACACTACTTCCGGGAACAGAATCAGACCCCGCTCATGTGGCCTTTGTGTCTGACAGTTCGAAAGGCCAACCTTCCAAAGAAGTCAAGGAATTACCATCTCCCATTCACACGGACCAGGAGCTGGAGGAGCAGCAAGAGTCATGCCGAGTTGCACAGGCCATCGCACACTTTGAGTCTCAGAATCTGGAGAATCGCCTCCATGTGGGCGCTGGTTCATCTATAGGATTTTCTAACCGAGACAGAGATCTGCGAAGAGGAGCAGAATCCACTCACGTAGCACCTTCACCACCACCCAACCACAGCCACGGTGAGGTGAGAATAGCTTTCAGAGTATCAAATCTGGACCCATGTTCTCAGCTGGAGCCAGCAGGCCGGTCACGCTGTATGTTTATGAGTTGTGGAGGTGGGAGTAGTCAAGCGGCAGCCAGATCTAAAGAAAAAATTACCTGTGACCTCTACCAGCTTGTCAGCCCCTCTTCGAGAGACCCCAGTAGCCTGCTGCTTGCTGCCACGACTGCTGCCCCCAAACCAGACGGAGACCTTCATCACTCTGACAGGCAGACCTGTGGCAGCCCAGAAACAACCCAGGAGCCTTCTTCTGGGGAGAAAATATCTGTGGGTGTGGGTAGGGAGCGAGTGACGGGATTTCATGTGGAGGTTGTGGTGACAGGTGCTGTGGACCAATGTGTGTTTTATGGCAAGGACAGTACAGAGAATGTTCAGGAGGAGACTGTGTGTTTTGCCATGCCTGGTGGGGGAGGAAGTGTTGGGGGTGTACCCAGCTCTACTGACCACTCATCAGAGGATCCTCCTCCAGGACAGCTCTTTTTCTTTCCACCCCCACGAGTGGCAGAGGAGGAATCAAACCCAACAAGTACTGGCAGAGGATCAGGATTATGCTCTCTGGACTGTGCCAACAGCAGCAGCCCAGGAGCAGGGGTTATGTGCTCAGGAGAGCATGCACCTCGACCAGACTCTCCCCTAGCCAATGTTGGGGAAGACTGTTCAGACCCATCGCTGTGTCGCCTCTACCGCCACGTTTCCCATGATTTTCTAGAAATCCGCTTTCAGATTCAGCGCTTGCTTGAACCTCGCCAGTACATGCTGCTGCTCCCCGACCACATAATGGTCAATATCTTTAGTTACCTGCCTACACGCTCCTTGGCAGCCCTCAAGTGCACCTGCCACTACTTTAAGGTGCTGATCGAGACCTACGGAGTGCGAGCTGTCGACTCTCGTTGGAATCAAGACCCTCTTTATCGAGATGACCCCTGTAAGCAGTGTAAACGCCAGTATGAGCGTGGGGATGTTTCGTTGTGCCGATGGCACCCTAAACCTTACCACCATGACCTGCCTTATGGACGTTCCTACTGGATGTGTTGCCGACGTACAGACAAGGACACACCGGGATGCCGTGTTGGGCTTCATGATAATAACTGGGTCCAGCAGCCTGCTGATGGGTCTCAGACCATCCGATCCAAGAGGGAGATCCGACGGGAAGAGGCCAGGTAG